The following coding sequences lie in one Chelonoidis abingdonii isolate Lonesome George chromosome 6, CheloAbing_2.0, whole genome shotgun sequence genomic window:
- the PHF24 gene encoding PHD finger protein 24 isoform X1 — MGVLMSRRQTVEQVQKVSLAVSAFKDGLRERPSTKRKAEAWGGQRGTLEHVVQEVQEEEEEERPEAAGPSQTQREKSRANRAAWERLRDGRGVEPEEFDRANRFTLPAFVRPTRELHDDEPLEISLEQREQVSSDEMCEICEVWTAESLFPCRVCTRVYHDGCLRRMGFLHNSSAVEVTETAHTETGWSCYYCDNLNLLLTEEEMYSLMETFQQCKIIPETCLTQDNFLHYKHLLHKRRFERPMSEEQEERAALQFSALDPDKKGHVEWPDFVSHESIVLMQKVRPQNSLLRLLTAKERERARATFLPLSQDSQGLISEGECRKAQHTWFRKHQKEAPSCNVSISHVGPMSESSPASSGSSRSQEKTLLGTEQEESSRPVDWPTFLKENVIYILAARPNSAAIHLKPLA; from the exons ATGGGGGTGCTGATGTCCCGGCGCCAGACGGTGGAGCAGGTGCAGAAGGTCAGCCTGGCTGTCTCTGCCTTCAAGGACGGGCTGCGGGAGCGGCCCTCCACCAAGCGCAAGGCAGAGGCTTGGGGCGGGCAGCGGGGGACACTGGAGCATGTGGTGcaggaggtgcaggaggaggaggaggaggagaggccagAGGCCGCTGGCCCCTCACAGACGCAGCGGGAGAAGAGCCGTGCCAACCGGGCAGCCTGGGAAAGGCTGCGGGATGGACGGGGTGTGGAGCCGGAGGAGTTCGACCGTGCCAACCGCTTCACTCTGCCGGCCTTTGTCCGGCCCACGCGTGAGCTGCACGACGACGAGCCGCTGGAGATCAGCCTGGAGCAACGGGAGCAG GTGAGCAGCGACGAGATGTGCGAGATCTGCGAGGTGTGGACGGCGGAGAGCCTGTTCCCCTGCAGGGTGTGCACCCGGGTTTACCACGATGGCTGTCTGCGTCGCATGGGCTTCCTGCACAACAGCAGTGCCGTGGAGGTGACGGAGACGGCGCACACCGAGACGGGCTGGAGCTGCTACTACTGC GATAACCTCAACCTCCTGCTGACGGAGGAGGAGATGTACAGCCTGATGGAGACCTTCCAGCAATGCAAGATCATCCCCG AGACCTGCCTGACGCAGGACAATTTCCTGCACTACAAGCACCTGCTCCACAAGCGCCGCTTTGAGAGGCCGATGAGTGAGGAGCAGGAGGAGCGAGCTGCCCTGCAGTTCTCCGCGCTGGACCCCGACAAGAAGGGCCACGTCGAGTGGCCAGATTTCGTCTCCCACGAATCCATCGTGCTGATGCAGAAAGTCCGGCCACAG AATTCCCTGCTGCGGCTACTGACAGCCAAGGAGCGGGAGCGGGCGCGAGCCACCTTCCTGCCCCTCAGCCAGGACAGCCAGGGGCTGATCAGCGAGGGCGAGTGCCGGAAAGCCCAGCACACGTGGTTTCGGAAGCACCAGAAGGAGGCCCCATCCTGCAACGTCAG CATCAGCCATGTTGGGCCCATGTCAGAGAGCAGCCCAgccagcagcggcagcagcaggagccaggagaAGACCCTGCTGGGCACAGAGCAGGAGGAATCCAG CAGGCCTGTCGACTGGCCGACCTTCCTGAAGGAGAACGTCATCTACATCCTCGCCGCCCGTCCCAACAGCGCCGCCATCCACCTGAAGCCGCTGGCGTAG
- the PHF24 gene encoding PHD finger protein 24 isoform X2, translating into MGVLMSRRQTVEQVQKVSLAVSAFKDGLRERPSTKRKAEAWGGQRGTLEHVVQEVQEEEEEERPEAAGPSQTQREKSRANRAAWERLRDGRGVEPEEFDRANRFTLPAFVRPTRELHDDEPLEISLEQREQVSSDEMCEICEVWTAESLFPCRVCTRVYHDGCLRRMGFLHNSSAVEVTETAHTETGWSCYYCDNLNLLLTEEEMYSLMETFQQCKIIPETCLTQDNFLHYKHLLHKRRFERPMSEEQEERAALQFSALDPDKKGHVEWPDFVSHESIVLMQKVRPQNSLLRLLTAKERERARATFLPLSQDSQGLISEGECRKAQHTWFRKHQKEAPSCNVSISHVGPMSESSPASSGSSRSQEKTLLGTEQEESRPVDWPTFLKENVIYILAARPNSAAIHLKPLA; encoded by the exons ATGGGGGTGCTGATGTCCCGGCGCCAGACGGTGGAGCAGGTGCAGAAGGTCAGCCTGGCTGTCTCTGCCTTCAAGGACGGGCTGCGGGAGCGGCCCTCCACCAAGCGCAAGGCAGAGGCTTGGGGCGGGCAGCGGGGGACACTGGAGCATGTGGTGcaggaggtgcaggaggaggaggaggaggagaggccagAGGCCGCTGGCCCCTCACAGACGCAGCGGGAGAAGAGCCGTGCCAACCGGGCAGCCTGGGAAAGGCTGCGGGATGGACGGGGTGTGGAGCCGGAGGAGTTCGACCGTGCCAACCGCTTCACTCTGCCGGCCTTTGTCCGGCCCACGCGTGAGCTGCACGACGACGAGCCGCTGGAGATCAGCCTGGAGCAACGGGAGCAG GTGAGCAGCGACGAGATGTGCGAGATCTGCGAGGTGTGGACGGCGGAGAGCCTGTTCCCCTGCAGGGTGTGCACCCGGGTTTACCACGATGGCTGTCTGCGTCGCATGGGCTTCCTGCACAACAGCAGTGCCGTGGAGGTGACGGAGACGGCGCACACCGAGACGGGCTGGAGCTGCTACTACTGC GATAACCTCAACCTCCTGCTGACGGAGGAGGAGATGTACAGCCTGATGGAGACCTTCCAGCAATGCAAGATCATCCCCG AGACCTGCCTGACGCAGGACAATTTCCTGCACTACAAGCACCTGCTCCACAAGCGCCGCTTTGAGAGGCCGATGAGTGAGGAGCAGGAGGAGCGAGCTGCCCTGCAGTTCTCCGCGCTGGACCCCGACAAGAAGGGCCACGTCGAGTGGCCAGATTTCGTCTCCCACGAATCCATCGTGCTGATGCAGAAAGTCCGGCCACAG AATTCCCTGCTGCGGCTACTGACAGCCAAGGAGCGGGAGCGGGCGCGAGCCACCTTCCTGCCCCTCAGCCAGGACAGCCAGGGGCTGATCAGCGAGGGCGAGTGCCGGAAAGCCCAGCACACGTGGTTTCGGAAGCACCAGAAGGAGGCCCCATCCTGCAACGTCAG CATCAGCCATGTTGGGCCCATGTCAGAGAGCAGCCCAgccagcagcggcagcagcaggagccaggagaAGACCCTGCTGGGCACAGAGCAGGAGGAATCCAG GCCTGTCGACTGGCCGACCTTCCTGAAGGAGAACGTCATCTACATCCTCGCCGCCCGTCCCAACAGCGCCGCCATCCACCTGAAGCCGCTGGCGTAG